In the Penaeus chinensis breed Huanghai No. 1 chromosome 31, ASM1920278v2, whole genome shotgun sequence genome, one interval contains:
- the LOC125042193 gene encoding coiled-coil-helix-coiled-coil-helix domain-containing protein 7-like, with protein MFSGVNIKPSANESERQTNIRKASVLKHEEKNPCIKEHEQSYKCLDENNYNRDFCAGYFENYKLCKEFWSNLRVERRRQGIEPNLPPPEERERIKKEYLEEIKAKRQAK; from the exons ATGTTTAGTGGGGTGAACATCAAACCATCTGCTAATGAAAGTGAACGTCAGACCAACATAAGGAAAGCCTCTGTACtgaaacatgaagaaaaaaatccctgCATTAAG GAGCATGAGCAGTCTTACAAATGCTtagatgaaaacaattataacaggGACTTTTGTGCAGGCTATTTTGAGAACTACAAATTATGCAAAGAATTTTGG AGTAATTTGAGAGTGGAGCGGAGGAGGCAGGGCATCGAACCTAACTTACCACCCCCAGAGGAACGAGAAAGGATCAAAAAGGAGTACTTGGAGGAGATAAAGGCCAAGCGACAAGCTAAATAG